The Engystomops pustulosus chromosome 2, aEngPut4.maternal, whole genome shotgun sequence genomic interval TGGAAGCAGAGTAAAGTCGACTGATAGAAGAGTCCACACAGGAGAGGGCAACCAGAGACATATTGTCACAAAATAAATAGTTAATTTTGTTTCCACAAAGAGGAAGCTTCCATGTGAGGAGCAGGGCTGTGAGGATAAGTAAGAAGGTCACTATTAATGATCCAACACTGAGGGTGATGACCTTCTCATTGGTGATCAAGGTACCATAACGAAGCGGGTGACAAACGGCCACATACCGGTCATACGCCATTATGGTGATAGTGCTCAATTCATAGAAAGCAAATAACATAAGGCACATAGCTTGAGCGATGCAGTTACCATGAGTGATGGTCGTGGATGAGGTGATGAGATCAACTATTAACTTTGGGAAAAATGAAGTACTACCTAAAATTCCATTGAGGACCAGATTACTGATGAGGATGTACATAGGTTCATGTAACCTTGTATCTGAGAATATGACAACCACAATAATAATACTTaagaataaaatgaataaatatagGACAATAGACAGGGCACAGTACAGATACTTGAGTCTTTCCATctccacaagtcccaggaggacCAGATTTTTGCTGACGTTGAATGCATTTTCCATGTTTCCTTCCTCTTTCCAAACCGGAGATGTTTACACATAGGATCCTGAATATAAGAAATGAGATATCTATCATAGGCCATTATTGGAAAACATCTTCTACTCAAGACAAAACCACCATTCCACCTAAAGTCATCTGGATGATGTACTGTATCTTAGTATGTTATGTTATGGCTCAGGTTTTAAGAGATAATTTTGCAGAAAATAATAGACAGTAATGTTCTGACTTCCATCTTTGGGCAGATGGTAACACCTTCATAAAAGCCAACTGGGGAGGCCTTGGTGGACGTAAGCTTGGGCTTGACCATAAGGTGAAGATTGAGAGACTTTTTTGAATAAGTAGAGTGCCTTAGACCTATAAGAGGTTTTTTTCTGTAAGAGACCCACCTTAATAGTACACAGAGTACCTTTCAGCTTTACTAGATACAGAGATCTGGGTACTCCTATATTTTTTTGCCAATGGACTTTGTAAATTGGAACAACGTTATGCTTccaaaaagcctttaaaaaactgACGAGTTAAGGTTTAGGAGGTGATAAAGTTGGCTACTAAGGCCGGAGGTTGGGTTGGCCCTTCCCGAGATGGTTGGACATCATGCCTTGAACTAACCCCATTTTGGTGTTGGTACTCTATTCTTTGTACATCTTTTGGAATAGAAGTAGAAAAGAATCTTAAgacattttaaaagatttttataCCTGTTTCCCACATTTCAACATTTATGGCTTAAAATCAGAGAGAGCACAATACCTTGTCAACAGCCTGGTCTCAGATAAGGATAAATAGATAATTTGGTCCAGTCTTGGTCAGGTCTCGTATGTTGAGTTGTGCCTGCCCTTAGCTACTGTGTTGTATAATCTACAATGaaaaatgatgtaaaaaaaacttcTCAAAGAGCCTGAAACAATTGAATAAACTAAAATCACAAAATTGTGCAGTGTTATGGTCTTCCAGAGGTCTCCGCAGGTCACAATTGCACTATGAATACTTATATACAGTGCAAAGTGTCAAGATGGAAAGCACCAGGGAGGTGAATCCTCCAGAGAAGGAGGTGAAGAGAATAGCAGCTaatgagactggggagatggggATGATACAGACAAATAAATAAAAGGTAATAGGAATGTACATCATCTGGCCAGTTTTAGGCCTTCAACTCTACAGCTGATTCCCAGAGCTGtaacttttttcactttttgaaagatctaaaaaaaaagatttatttacaaaatttgatggcgctatataaataaagattattattattattattgaatagGCCTTTACAGTGCAATAGTATCCTATTAGAACCACAATTATGGCCAATAGAAAAACTGTGCTTTctaactggtttgactttgggccaaACACTGAGGACGTTATCCCTGGACCTCCCCGGTATTCAAGCTTTTAACCATGTACAGGTATCTGGACTTCACTGCAGCGAGATCGCAAGGCCGCTAGCTCTTGTGGTGGTCCCAACATAGATGCCAGCTGGCGCAGCGGGCACTGAGAGGCCGGTACgtggtaccaaggggtcaggcAAGGCGGGTAGTCAGTAACAGTCCGTAGTCAAGGCAGACAGCCTTTAATCAGAATCCAGGAAATGGcagggggtcagggcaggcagcacagatTCAAAAAACAATCCGGGGTCGTAAACCAGGAAACACAGATCAAAACAGAGTCAGGAACGAGCCGGGGGGTCACACACGGGTAGCGTGAAAACAGGGCATGCTTGGATATATGGCCGGAGGTGCTGATAGGCTGGGACAGCCTGGCTGGGAATTGCCCTGTTCCTTCAAGAAAGAGAGAGAGGTGCAGTCCACGCCCTAAGGGAGCTGAAGTGTTACCTGTTAATTTTGAGTCTCTGTTCCAATTCAGGAAACAATCATTTTGATCCAAATTTTGGTGCTCCTATTGTTCTAAAATGTAGTTGCACAAAAAGAAGCTGTTGTACTAGTAGTTTGGGTTTGTCGCTGTATCATTCACatagggtcacatttacttacccggtcctgcacaatccccgatccggaatgtccgccggaatgcacatctgccgcgattcaagaagatcgtgcacacaatctcctgcatgtgtcgctttcctgatcagttccaccggagttcaccatcttcctcccggtgtatgtaagtgcatggcttgcgacacaaatttaaatgttaaatcccgcgcgtagtccaaatccgtcggatcgtccgacgggctGTCCCCCGATTTGGCCCATGATTTTTTGCGTGAAAGCTGATGCAATTGTGACACAATCCTTCGCGTCCTACACAATCCcaagcgcgatccccgaaaagtcgggtgcaggacccttagtaaacaagccccataGTGTGGGGCAGTTCTGTATTGACTGGACATCTGCCAACACTGTAACACCACAACCAAGGGCCAGTTTTATACACAGTGCGGTCCTGGGCAAAACTTGAGATACGCGGCTCTAATACTGAAAGACTGTAATTACTAGTCAGTTATATTCAGCTAAATCAGATGGCAATGTAAAGAGTGCTAAAGTATTTCACTGGCCCAACACACTCAACGTAACTACTACACGCAATTATCAGATAATAACACTTCATATTGACCACATAGTATTAACATATTGTGGAAAAACACTATACAACAGTATAACAGTAACTTTGGGTATTAACTGTTTAGATGTTGCAGAAATGGCTGCCCACCCCATTTAAATGCTAACAACTCAATTGCACATTTGCTCATTTGTCTGGGGCCCAAGACTTCTAGGGAGACCATGGCTGCCAAAGCCACCCATCAACTTTTATACTGAGtaggaccttcatccatgaaatcctcatacacaagagccatttcaggaccattGAAAGTCCTCCAGAggttctgaaaccacagattgaagcaggcggaagggacacatcctccattccccaagaaactgATTCTACTACCATATGTAGGGAGTGAGTTCCagatttgtaggggctataatattcatatagcccagaGTCCATGGCAGTCATAATCTGGCCATGGAGATCATGTCCATATTAATTCATTGGACTTTACACAACCTAAACACAACATGCACTTGTGTACAACCATTAACCAAGCATACACATGTACTCCGTGTGAGACGGATCCTCACATACAGGTAGCAGGGTAGTGTTGGGAATCGTGTATCAGACGGTATAGATACATAGAGTCTATGGACTGCCACTGCTGTTTGTGTCAGGGGCCATCGTGAAGCTTGGGGACCTGAGCGTTTGCCCCTCCCGCCCAACACCGGCAATGCCAAGGGTTCATCTGGTGGCCTTTGATGTCTTCAACATTTTTGGTGGCCATTATTTCTGCTCGGTGTGAATCGACTTTCATCAGTGAACTACACTGAGGCTTTTGGTCTCATGCCCCCTGGTGCATATAAGACGATGATGCCTGTGCCTGGTGGTGTGGTCAGGTACATCGCAGGTCTCACAGCACACAAACCACACTAATGTAACTTGTTTGAAATGGCCTGATGTGATgcttctctgtgactcttccagtctctgtatctctggtacaatcggCTGAtgactctctgtgactcttccaatcTCTTTGTATCTCTAGTACAACTTGCTGATGGCTCTCTGTGACTCcttcagtctctctgtatctctagtacaacctgctgatgactctgtgactcttccagtctctgtatctctggtacaacctgctgatgactGTCTGGGACTCTCTATGCTCATTGGCCACTTCCATCTGAGAACATCCAGCCTGAAGCCTCATAATTGCCAGGTACTGTTGATTTATTGTTATGTAggtctcattgggggtcatttactaagggcccgattcgcggtttcccgatgtgttacccgaatatttccgatttgcgccgattttccctgaattgccccggaattttggcgcacgcgatcggatt includes:
- the LOC140116999 gene encoding olfactory receptor 2A25-like encodes the protein MENAFNVSKNLVLLGLVEMERLKYLYCALSIVLYLFILFLSIIIVVVIFSDTRLHEPMYILISNLVLNGILGSTSFFPKLIVDLITSSTTITHGNCIAQAMCLMLFAFYELSTITIMAYDRYVAVCHPLRYGTLITNEKVITLSVGSLIVTFLLILTALLLTWKLPLCGNKINYLFCDNMSLVALSCVDSSISRLYSASMVAVYLCVTIFITLFSYMQICFVCLKISGEYRQKAVHTLVTHLLNFSIYLVGFFFIFIRYRLDNVNLPLFIHVILSLIPLIVPPLCNPLIYGVRTHALQVRVMHYLPKIEFWSKVTNIKKHSKTVSVISH